In a single window of the Bacillus rossius redtenbacheri isolate Brsri chromosome 8, Brsri_v3, whole genome shotgun sequence genome:
- the LOC134535348 gene encoding uncharacterized protein LOC134535348 has protein sequence MRLKECSVVVNPASYLSLYTVSLPISIQRQIIFFLLSEGSRRVAAPRLRPSGNPLVWGKRGGEVAAGARGGRAKALVLLVALSAAWAEKTTKKDDKKTEKRGLFGLGYGGGLGGGYGGGFGGGYGGGLGGHGGGLELLGGGHGLSLGSGLGGGLGGGYGLGGGYGGGYGLSGGYGGGYGGGYALGPGHVKSVTIHKEVPVGVPHPVPYPVEKPVPYPVKVPVHVPVDRPYPVHVPKPYPVPVEKPVPYPVEKPVPYPVKVPVKVHVPQPYPVHIPKPYAVPVAKPVAVPVPQPYVVEKSVPVIVKGHEGFGGGYGLGGGLGGGLGGGYGLGGGYGLGGGYDGGLGHGSSFGGGLGHGGGSFSSLSFGGHH, from the exons GAAGGAAGCCGCCGTGTGGCTGCCCCGAGGCTCCGGCCGAGTGGGAACCCTCTTGTGTGGGGGAAGCGGGGAGGGGAGGTGGCCGCCGGCGCCCGTGGAGGGAGGGCGAAA GCCCTCGTACTCCTTGTGGCGCTGTCCGCCGCCTGGGCGGAGAAGACGACGAAGAAAGACGACAAGAAGACGGAGAAGAGGGGCCTGTTCGGCCTGGGCTACGGCGGCGGTCTTGGAGGCGGCTACGGCGGCGGCTTTGGAGGTGGCTACGGCGGCGGCTTGGGCGGCCACGGCGGCGGCCTGGAGCTCCTCGGCGGCGGCCATGGCCTTTCCTTGGGCAGCGGCCTGGGCGGCGGCCTGGGCGGCGGCTACGGCCTGGGCGGCGGCTACGGCGGCGGCTACGGCCTAAGCGGCGGCTACGGAGGCGGCTACGGAGGCGGCTACGCGCTGGGGCCGGGCCACGTCAAGTCCGTGACGATCCACAAGGAGGTGCCAGTCGGAGTGCCCCATCCGGTGCCCTACCCCGTCGAGAAGCCCGTGCCGTACCCCGTCAAGGTGCCCGTGCACGTGCCTGTAGACAGGCCCTACCCCGTCCACGTGCCCAAGCCATACCCCGTGCCGGTGGAGAAGCCAGTCCCCTACCCGGTGGAGAAGCCCGTGCCCTATCCCGTCAAGGTGCCCGTCAAGGTCCACGTGCCGCAGCCGTACCCCGTGCACATCCCCAAGCCCTACGCCGTGCCCGTGGCCAAGCCGGTCGCAGTGCCCGTGCCGCAGCCCTACGTGGTGGAGAAGAGCGTGCCCGTCATCGTGAAGGGTCATGAAGGCTTCGGCGGCGGATACGGTCTAGGCGGCGGCCTGGGCGGCGGCCTGGGCGGCGGCTACGGCCTTGGAGGCGGCTACGGCCTGGGAGGCGGCTACGACGGCGGTCTCGGCCACGGGAGCAGCTTCGGCGGCGGCTTGGGCCACGGGGGCGGCAGCTTCAGCTCTCTGAGCTTCGGCGGCCACCACTAG